The nucleotide sequence TTTCACGACCAAACAGGAGGGGGAGGGGACCGGACTCGGTCTCTATCTCTGCCGCCAGATCGTTCAGGAACATGACGGCGAGATTGAGCTGGACAGCCGGCCCGGCATGGGGGCGCTGTTCCGGCTCACCTTCCCAGCCCATCCGGTGAACAAAATTTAGTCAGAGGCCTTCTTTCTGCCGCAAGTTTGGGCAAGGTGGAGAAGTGTCGTTGGGGAATTGCTTGAAAGTAAAAGAAAAACCTTTTTGGCACACCCCGTGCTAGCTACCTGAGGAGTCGCCGGCGCCGGCTGTTTGGTCCCCCGGCAACCACAGACTGGTCGAACAGCGCGAAACAAGGGCGTTTCGCCAACCATGACGACCCAAGGGCAATGGCGCCCCATCCAGCGCGAGACATCGCGTTCGGATCGGGGCGCCTTTTTATTTGGCGTTTATCAACCCGAGGAAAGAAGGAACAGCTATGAAAAAGATCGAATGCATCATCAAGCCGTTCAAGCTGGACGAGGTCAAGGATGCCCTGGCCGATCTCGGCATCGCCGGGATGACCGTCGGCGAGGTTCGGGGGTTCGGTCGGCAGAAAGGCCATACCGAACTCTACCGCGGCGCCGAGTACCAGATCGATTTTCTGCCCAAGTTGAAGATCGATCTGGTTGTGCCGGATGAACAGCTGGAGGCGATCATCGGTGCGATTCAACAGGCTGCAGGCACCGGACGGATCGGCGACGGCAAGATCTTCGTAACCGAGGTCGAGCAGGCAGTTCGGATCCGTACCGGCGAAACCGGTACGGATGCCCTGTGAACGCAAGAGGAAGGAGAACGGAACGATGAAGAAGATGAAGCTGCTGGGTCCGGGGTTCGTTGGCATGACGGTCGTACCCCTGCCGGCTTTCGCCGCGACGGCGCCGGTTTCGGAAGTATCCTACATTCTCAACACTTTTTCTTTCCTGGTGATGGGCATTCTGGTGATGTGGATGGCCGCCGG is from Geothermobacter ehrlichii and encodes:
- a CDS encoding P-II family nitrogen regulator gives rise to the protein MKKIECIIKPFKLDEVKDALADLGIAGMTVGEVRGFGRQKGHTELYRGAEYQIDFLPKLKIDLVVPDEQLEAIIGAIQQAAGTGRIGDGKIFVTEVEQAVRIRTGETGTDAL